The Topomyia yanbarensis strain Yona2022 chromosome 3, ASM3024719v1, whole genome shotgun sequence nucleotide sequence CTGTGTTAGATATTGTAAGAACAGCAACAATGGAGCCAAGTCGGGATCATTGAAATCGGTGATGGCATTTGAACTTTGATATAGAAATGCGCTCTCGACGCTTCCTAGGCCAACTACAACACCGGTAAAATCCTTCAAAGTGTCATTAGGCTGCATCAGTTTCCAATCGGGGATGGTGGTTAATCTggacatttaaaaaaagtttgaattcAACTCTGACTTTTGTAATCATAGGAGCAGGAGCTCATTAAAAATTGTTAACAATAAAATATTACTTGGCTTCGGGAATTCCCTCAGTAACCGCTAACTTTGACCAAGGTCCTACCAAATCGACTTGCAACTGATTCATCTCATGCCAATTAGCCGCCAAATGCAACCCCAGATTTTCAGGTCTAGTAACAATATCGCGAACTTTATTCAAATTATCGATCACCGTTTTCCCTCCAACTTCATTATCCAACTGTTTGATTAATACGTTCAAGAATTTCTGCTGCTTCAAAAGAGAACTTACACGTACATTACTATCTGTGGAAATTAATGTTGCATAAAAGCACCTGAATTCACCTTAAAAACAACCATCATACCTTCACCATAATACATGGCCTTTAACATATCTCTTACAATTGAACTTCCCTCTCGTTTCGCTTGTGCGACGTCGTTGACCATTTTTGAGGCACAAACTTTCACGCGATCTACGGTGAACTCCGTCTTGTGCAACAACTCCGTAATCCAATTGACACCGACTTCATATTTATTGCGTACAACCTGCATACACAGAGTCGCAGTGGTACCAAACGGTCCCAAACTGAAACGGCTTCTGGTTTCGATACCGAGTCGGGCTTCCGTTTCGATTGTGTCCGATTCTAGAGCGGCTACGACTGCTTCGTATGGAATCAGTTCATCACCACGTCGAATAGGCGATTCAGTCATCAGTTCCATCAGTAACAGTAAATATGGGCGTAAATTCGATTCTACCGGTTCAGTGTTCATCGTGACCATGAGCTGAAACGGGAATAAGATACTTGTTCTAGCTTCGCACGCAATTGACATCAGAACAATAAAACTCACGTAACAAAAATTAGTATGTAAATGATAGGCTTCCGCATACACAGGCAGCTTTTTCAGGTTTAATCCAGGAGGATTCTCCCCTCCAGTGGATTTGAAAATTTGTACCGGGTGGAATTTAATACCATCAGTCGATGGGACCGGAATTGATGTTAACATCTCATCCGGAGGAGGAATCTCATTAGTGGCCATCGCATCCGCTAATTGCTTGCCCTTTTTAGTCAAACCTTCTTCGCCCAAATCGGTACGTTGCTGCTGGATGCGATCCTGCTCTTCCTTCGCCGACCGTTTCTGCTCCTCAATGCTAGGAATAGCACGCACCACAACATTGTTGGCCTAAAAAGTAGCAAGGTAATTGATTTTCGATGCCAGCGGTGTTTTTTGCTTACATTAACAAGATACTTGTTCAGTAAACAAACCCAGAAGTCTTCGTCCTTGTTTTTTAGCTCTTGTAGGCACCTATTGGCGTTCAAACGGTTGTCAAACTAAAACAGTTAACAGTAAAATAAATGCTACAAAAAATCATACCTTTCTACCTACATCTTGTTCAACCTCTCCGTACAGAACATCACCAATTACGTGAAAAGCCACATCGTCATGAGGATTACTTTCAAGATTACTTAAAGATTCGAGAATGTATCTCTCCAGAACACTTGCCATCCGTTTCATatctattttttctccaccatTACCAAGCTTCTCCAGTACCTGCTGTAATTTCGGAAAAATGGCATCCACCTTCTCTAACggaacattttcaaatgaaatgtaCAGCAATGATTCAGAATTTTCAGCTATGTTGTAGCCAACACGACTTGCATATGGATCTGTTATTTCAACAAATTCCCGTTGAAGGGGACTTACGGACGTATCGGACAAATAACGCAACAAAACAGAACAAGCCGTCAGTTCTGTGTACTCACTGGTTGCTTTTGGACCACGCCATGCAATATTTACCAAACCACAATCTTCCTCGTCAGCTgcatacaaaattttcaaagaCTTAGACTCAGGCAAAGGATCAACCGGTGTTTGCCATGGCCTGACACAGGTCGTAAGCTTCCCCTTAGAAAGTATTTTTTGTTCAATGGGTTCCAACGCTTTAAAAATATCGTCTGGAGCGATTTGACCAGTAATAATGACATGCAGATTATCCGGTCGATAAAATGTTGCGTGGTAGGAACGAACTTTTTCATTATTAGTGCTTGTACGCAAATTACTCATAATTCCGCCAGTTTCCGAGCTGTATCCGCAATTCGGATAAATTGCTCGGAGCATTTCCAAATGCAATCTATACTCGCCAGTGTTCTCGCGTCCTTGCATTTCACAGTATACAACACCACCGTCTTCTCCCTCTTCGGAAATATGATGAACTTCCGTTAGGAAACCAGACTCGGTTAAAGTTGGATAAAGAATGTGATCCAAATAAACTGGAAGCAGAGAAAGAAAGCCTCCACTGCCTGCAGTGGTCATGGTATAACAAGTGTGATCCGTGTCCGTCCATGCGTTCGTCCCGGAAGCTA carries:
- the LOC131690039 gene encoding uncharacterized protein C05D11.1-like; this translates as MTFKLISSVKANGVIPVHKYRSEQTGLTVVVGEVEGPLVNGYFALATEAHDDDGLPHTLEHLVFLGSEKYPYKGILDLVANRCLASGTNAWTDTDHTCYTMTTAGSGGFLSLLPVYLDHILYPTLTESGFLTEVHHISEEGEDGGVVYCEMQGRENTGEYRLHLEMLRAIYPNCGYSSETGGIMSNLRTSTNNEKVRSYHATFYRPDNLHVIITGQIAPDDIFKALEPIEQKILSKGKLTTCVRPWQTPVDPLPESKSLKILYAADEEDCGLVNIAWRGPKATSEYTELTACSVLLRYLSDTSVSPLQREFVEITDPYASRVGYNIAENSESLLYISFENVPLEKVDAIFPKLQQVLEKLGNGGEKIDMKRMASVLERYILESLSNLESNPHDDVAFHVIGDVLYGEVEQDFDNRLNANRCLQELKNKDEDFWVCLLNKYLVNANNVVVRAIPSIEEQKRSAKEEQDRIQQQRTDLGEEGLTKKGKQLADAMATNEIPPPDEMLTSIPVPSTDGIKFHPVQIFKSTGGENPPGLNLKKLPVYAEAYHLHTNFCYLMVTMNTEPVESNLRPYLLLLMELMTESPIRRGDELIPYEAVVAALESDTIETEARLGIETRSRFSLGPFGTTATLCMQVVRNKYEVGVNWITELLHKTEFTVDRVKVCASKMVNDVAQAKREGSSIVRDMLKAMYYGEDSNVRVSSLLKQQKFLNVLIKQLDNEVGGKTVIDNLNKVRDIVTRPENLGLHLAANWHEMNQLQVDLVGPWSKLAVTEGIPEAKLTTIPDWKLMQPNDTLKDFTGVVVGLGSVESAFLYQSSNAITDFNDPDLAPLLLFLQYLTQLEGPLWRQIRGQGLSYGYNIVPRPNEGLLYFTLHRATNVVAAYKEAKSITEKQLQENPEWDSTLLESARSSLIFEIIAREKSIGNVVIQSFLASFKQVSAGYNQALVQQVGKVTEADLARVGKKHIKKLFSSEARTAIVCHPDKAADVALAFKQLGHNLKVECSLEESILA